A genomic region of Megalobrama amblycephala isolate DHTTF-2021 linkage group LG6, ASM1881202v1, whole genome shotgun sequence contains the following coding sequences:
- the si:ch211-167j6.3 gene encoding uncharacterized protein si:ch211-167j6.3 — translation METPQNSLNITFQDNTEIQGLLKQIEDAKTELQLTKDEVEQVNKDVNKCREEMDRRMMMMVQMDEGLWNSLLELDALMQEKKSLAGQLEELTLSSTVESKQALLRSLQEEESSLLEQERNLKLKHEQLRKALAEASSNMEEVSQGDNLVKPGTSSQSKSTEKPVKKRRARK, via the exons ATGGAGACCCCACAAAATTCTTTAAACATCACCTTTCAGGACAATACAGAAATACAG GGTTTGTTAAAACAAATCGAGGATGCCAAGACTGAACTACAGCTTACTAAAGACGAGGTGGAGCAAGTAAACAAAGATGTTAACAAATG CAGAGAGGAGATGGACcgaaggatgatgatgatggtgcaGATGGATGAAGGCCTCTGGAATTCACTGCTTGAACTGGACGCTCTCATGCAGGAGAAGAAAAGTCTCGCCGGTCAGTTAGAAGAACTCACTTTGTCTAG TACCGTGGAGTCGAAGCAAGCTCTTCTGAGAAGTTTGCAGGAGGAGGAAAGCAGTCTGCTGGAGCAGGAGCGTaatctgaagctcaaacatgagcAGCTGAGGAAAGCACTGGCGGAAGCTTCTTCAAACATGGAGGAAG TTTCACAGGGTGATAATCTAGTTAAACCAGGCACATCCAGCCAGAGTAAGTCTACTGAAAAGCCAGTGAAAAAAAGAAGAGCACGAAAGTGA